CCCCTGCCTAAAGGCAGGGATATTTTATCGTGTGATTTTCGGAATTGGAAATTTCGACATGAATGTCGTGGTATTAAACCCCCGGAAGTTTCTGTCGAAATTTCCAATAAAATATTTATATAGCACATTGAATACCCATTGTGGATGATTAACCTGGAGAAGCTCAGGGCCGAGCAGGACAAGCTGGCCAAGAAAGTCATTACGCACGACACTTTTGAGAATGAGGACATTAAAACCATTGGCGGCATTGACCAGACTTACACCAGCAATAACCGCATAATTTCTGCAGCTGTTGTGATTGACAGGAAATCCCTTAAGGAGATTGAGGCCAAGTATTCAGTGATGGAAGTCAATTTCCCTTACATACCCGGGTTTTTGAGCTATAGGGAATTGCCTGCAATGGTTGAGGCCTACAGGATGCTGGAGCAAAGGCCCGACATGATTATCATAGATGGCAATGGCATCCTGCACCCAAGGCGCCTGGGCCTGGCAAGCCACCTCGGCATACTTCTTGATGCTGTCACAATAGGAGTGGCCAAAAACCTCCTGAGCGGCGAGGTTGATGGCGAAAGGGTGATAATAGACAAGGAGGTTAGAGGCTACAGGCTGGTCACCAAGGAACATGCCAATCCAATATTCATATCGCCCGGCCATAAGATAGGCCTGGCAAGCGCCATAGACCTGGCCAAGAAACTGATTATCCCCCCTCACAAGCTTCCCGAACCGGTTCATCTTGCGCACAAGCTTGCAAACAGGGTCAAGAAGGAGCTCAAAGACGCCGAGGATGCTGTCAAGGGCGTTGCACCCAGCCCGGCCTGAAAGGGCAGAATTGACAGGGAGTGCATGGAATAATTTTTATAATCCGGAAACAAGGGCTCCGTCATGGATCTCAGAAAACTTAGCGAGAGGCAAAAAGTCGAGATTGGCATTATCCTCATCATTCTTAATTTTGCCATCGGTTTTGTCAGCAAGATCCCATTCCTGCAGCTTGTCAGGGACCCTAATTCCTTCCACATTCACCCTTTGTATTACATCTCTGCTGTTGTTGCCTATATTTTCAGCTGGTTTCTTGGCATAATTGGAGTCTTGCTGCTGGGCAAGGAAACCTACCAGGCACTGCGCAGGAAAATGCAGAAGAAGGTTGGGCAGACCATACACCACCATGTTGGAAGGCATGTGGAAAAGCATGTGAAGCCGCATGTGGACAAATTTGTGCAGGATGTTGAAAGGATGCGGAGAAAAAGGCAGGCTGAAAAGAGGATGAAGGCACGGCTGAAAAAGCAGAATGAGCTATAGGAAATAACCTTAATTTTCGTATGTTTTGAAATGAGTGCAAGGTTATTTCCTAATAAGCAAATCACTTATTCGTTAGGAACAAAGTTCCGATTATTTCTGCCTTGCCTAGAAGTTCCTTGCTGCTGTCATAGGTTATCTGCTTAATTGCCGCCGGATACGCAAGCCATTTGAATGCAGTGTGCTCCGAAGACAGGATTATCCTGTCCTGCGCTGTTTCCGCTGCATAAAAAACAACGCTCTTGGTTATGAATTTGCCAGCCCTCTTGAAATGGTAGGTTATTTTCTCCTTGAATCCCTCCAGTATCCTGAGGTCAGTGATGCCTGTTTCCTCCTTTGCCTCTCTCCTTGCAGCCTGCTCTTCGTTTTCGCCCGGCTCTATATGTCCTTTTGCATAATCCCAGTGGCCTACAGAGTGGTGCAGGAGCAGGTACAGCCTGTGATTCCCTTCATTCCGGAATATCACAAAACCGGCTGATGATTCTGACAATGTGGCATCTGTTGCGACCATTTTGCATTGGCTTCATTCTGCTTATAAAAACCTTTTTATAGCTCAATCAAATCTGTATCCTCGATAAATAATGATTCCGGACAGGGACATAAAGAAAATTTTCAAGGAAAAGGCGAGCAGGGAGCCAGATAAATATTATGCCACAGGTGTATTGGCAGCAGAGGGGTTCAAAAGGGCAAGGTGCGGCAATTGCAGCAGGTTTTTCTGGTCGACAACCGAAAGCAAGGTCTGCGGCGATCCTGCGTGCTCGGGAGGCTTTCGCTTCTTTGACAGCCCGCCTGCAAAGAAAAGGCTGACATACATTGAAATTTGGCAGGAATTTGCCAGGCATTTCAGGAAATTGGGCTACACTCCGATTGAGCGCTATCCTGTTGTGGCCAGATGGAGGGAGGATACTGATTTTGTGCAGGCAAGCATCTATGACTTCCAGCCTTATGTCGTTTCAGGTGAAGTTGAGCCGCCCGCAAACCCATTGGTTGTCCCGCAGTTCTGCCTGAGATTTAACGACATTGACAATGTGGGAATAACCGGGTCGCATAACACCGGGTTCGTGATGATAGGCCAGCATGCTTTTGTGCCACCCAAGGATTATGACCAGCCAAAATATTTCAGGGACATACAAAGCTGGCTCAAGGAGGGGATAGGGCTGCCGAACCATGAAATTACTTTTCATGAGGATGCATGGGCAGGCGGCGGCAATTTCGGGCCTTGCATGGAATTTTTCAGCCGTGGCCTTGAGCTTGGCAACCAGGTTTACATGTCCTATGAGCAAACGCCAGGCCCAGTAGGATACAAGGAACTGAGCCTGAAAGTGCTTGATATGGGCATGGGGCAGGAAAGGAATGCATGGTTTACCCAGGCTAAGAGCACAAGCTATGAAACAACATTCCCGACTGTGTGCGAATTCCTGTACAAGAGAACAGGCATCACGCCAAACCGTGACATTCTCAGAAAATTCCTGCCTTACTCATCCTACCTCAATATAGACGAAGTGGAGAGCATTGACAAGACCTGGCAATTTGTGGCTGGAAAAGTCGGCACTGATGTACAGGCATTGAAAAATGAAGTTCTTCCGCTGGCAGCCATTTATTCCATTGCGGACCACAGCAGAAGCTTGCTGTTTGCATTGAACGACGGCGCACTGCCAAGCAATGTTGGCGGCGGATACAATCTGCGCGTGATTCTCAGGAGGGCGCTGTCATTCATTGACCAGTACAATTGGGATATTGACCTCCCCGAATTGTGCAAAATGCATGCTGCATACCTGAAGCCGATATTTCCGGAAGTTTCCAAGAACCTGAATGAAGTTACGCAGATACTTGAAGTTGAAAGGAAAAAATATATTGCCACCAGGGAAAAGACCGGCCAGATAGTTTCCAGCCTGCTTAAGCATGGCGAAATCAGCAATGAAAAGCTTGTGCAATTGTATGACAGCCAGGGGATTTCGCCGGAAACAATAAGGATTGCTGCAAAAAAGCTTGGAAAAAAAGTGGAAGTGCCTGAAGATTTCTACAAAAAGGTTGGAGAGCTGCACGAAAAGAGCATGCAGGCTACTGCGACATACAAGGAAGAGAAGCTTCCACTGGATGATGCGCCAGACACCCGGGCATTGTATTTTGATGATTACAAGCTCTTGAATTTCCAGGGAAAGGTTGTCAAGGTCATTGGGAAGCATGTCATTCTCGACCAGACCGCATTTTATCCGACTTCTGGCGGCCAGATACATGACCTTGGGAAAATTGATGGTCATGAAGTGACAGAAGTGTTCAAGCAGGGCAGCATAATTGTGCACCAGATGGAAAATGAGCATCACGGGCTGGAAGAGGGGATGATTGTCCATGGGTCAATAGATAGGGAAAGGAGGATGCAGCTTGCTCACCACCACACTTCAACCCATATAGTCAATGCCGCGGCGCGCAGGGTGCTTGGAAACCACATCAACCAGGCAAGCGCAAAGAAAACCTTGGAAAAGGCAACACTTGACATAACGCATTACGAAAGCATAGATGATGCAACATTGAAAAAAATAGAGGACGAGGCTAACAGGATTGTCATGGCAGATATAAAAGTTGACAAAAGCTTTATGCCAAGGAATGAGGCGGAAAAAAAATACGGCGTGAACATTTACCAGGGAGGTGTAGTGCCGGGCAAGAGCCTGAGAATCGTGAATATTGAAGGGGTTGATGTTGAAGCATGCGGCGGAACCCACCTTGACCATACAAATGAAGTTGGCGAGATAAAAATCCTTAAGTCGACAAAAATTCAGGACGGAATAGTGCGCCTTACATTTACAGCAGGCAAGGCTGCCCAGCATGCAAAGGGCAGATCAGGTGATACGATTGAAGAGGCTGCCAAGCTGCTTGGATGCAATGAAA
This genomic stretch from Candidatus Woesearchaeota archaeon harbors:
- a CDS encoding endonuclease V — translated: MINLEKLRAEQDKLAKKVITHDTFENEDIKTIGGIDQTYTSNNRIISAAVVIDRKSLKEIEAKYSVMEVNFPYIPGFLSYRELPAMVEAYRMLEQRPDMIIIDGNGILHPRRLGLASHLGILLDAVTIGVAKNLLSGEVDGERVIIDKEVRGYRLVTKEHANPIFISPGHKIGLASAIDLAKKLIIPPHKLPEPVHLAHKLANRVKKELKDAEDAVKGVAPSPA
- a CDS encoding NUDIX domain-containing protein; the encoded protein is MVATDATLSESSAGFVIFRNEGNHRLYLLLHHSVGHWDYAKGHIEPGENEEQAARREAKEETGITDLRILEGFKEKITYHFKRAGKFITKSVVFYAAETAQDRIILSSEHTAFKWLAYPAAIKQITYDSSKELLGKAEIIGTLFLTNK
- the alaS gene encoding alanine--tRNA ligase — encoded protein: MIPDRDIKKIFKEKASREPDKYYATGVLAAEGFKRARCGNCSRFFWSTTESKVCGDPACSGGFRFFDSPPAKKRLTYIEIWQEFARHFRKLGYTPIERYPVVARWREDTDFVQASIYDFQPYVVSGEVEPPANPLVVPQFCLRFNDIDNVGITGSHNTGFVMIGQHAFVPPKDYDQPKYFRDIQSWLKEGIGLPNHEITFHEDAWAGGGNFGPCMEFFSRGLELGNQVYMSYEQTPGPVGYKELSLKVLDMGMGQERNAWFTQAKSTSYETTFPTVCEFLYKRTGITPNRDILRKFLPYSSYLNIDEVESIDKTWQFVAGKVGTDVQALKNEVLPLAAIYSIADHSRSLLFALNDGALPSNVGGGYNLRVILRRALSFIDQYNWDIDLPELCKMHAAYLKPIFPEVSKNLNEVTQILEVERKKYIATREKTGQIVSSLLKHGEISNEKLVQLYDSQGISPETIRIAAKKLGKKVEVPEDFYKKVGELHEKSMQATATYKEEKLPLDDAPDTRALYFDDYKLLNFQGKVVKVIGKHVILDQTAFYPTSGGQIHDLGKIDGHEVTEVFKQGSIIVHQMENEHHGLEEGMIVHGSIDRERRMQLAHHHTSTHIVNAAARRVLGNHINQASAKKTLEKATLDITHYESIDDATLKKIEDEANRIVMADIKVDKSFMPRNEAEKKYGVNIYQGGVVPGKSLRIVNIEGVDVEACGGTHLDHTNEVGEIKILKSTKIQDGIVRLTFTAGKAAQHAKGRSGDTIEEAAKLLGCNENQVPGRAEELFSKWKEIVKKGKQVGFDLTSTEEFGGDVLARAAEILRTQPEHVPKTIRRFLDEIEAKKK